A DNA window from Flavobacterium sp. contains the following coding sequences:
- a CDS encoding DUF5686 and carboxypeptidase regulatory-like domain-containing protein — translation MKNAILFAILFFSISNFAQIKGTITDEKGNPLPFVSIFEEGTYRGTTSNEQGQYQLQVKEIGKNKIVFQYLGFKTQKITVSANSKSITLDVKMQEESFALNEVVIDPKNNPANAIIKSAIANRKENSEKTARFTADFYSKGILKVKDLPKKILGQKVDLGPDLSSNLDSTGTGILYLSETISKVSYQKPDKLKETIIASKISGNNKGFSYNTAALSTYDFYDNTLEFDINLISPIASNAFSYYKYKLEGSFYDDNKQQIFKIKVIPKRDKEPVVEGYIYIVDESFAIYAVDVDIKGYRVKNEFTESMTLKQSFSYNLQNKIWSKNSQTLSFTAGGFGIKFSGQFNYVYSNYEFPESFSKKTFGNEIVAFDLGANKKDDLYWNEIRPIPLTIEESNDYAKKDSLQTIRKSKKYTDSIDAKNNKFKIIDILRGYDYKNTYEKHSFKYEGLLNLTSLSFNTVQGFNLDSGFSFKKWNEEKGKSTSISTTFNYGFSDERFRIIGEFSHRFNTINYATISASGGTKTAQFNSAEPISKFVNSISSLFFKDNYMKLYNLEFFQVNYAQDIANGINLNAKLAYEQRKPLFNTTDYSFFKRDDIYSSNNPLAPDDFSTLAFSQHHLMKANLNLRINFGNKYISRPDGRYNFKNEKYPTVFLAFEKAFAASEKNYDFERIGAAVQYDLKLDNKGVLGMNFKAGKFFNAENISFIDYRHFNGNQTHIGTSDRYLNVFNLMPYYKNSTNDSYFEMHLEHNDMGFITNKIPLINLLKSTMNLGFHSLAIPDRKPYTEFTVGLDNLGFGKFKLFRIDYVHSYQGGIQQNGVVFGLKILNVLN, via the coding sequence ATGAAAAACGCTATACTGTTCGCCATTTTATTTTTTTCAATTTCTAATTTTGCCCAAATCAAAGGAACAATAACCGATGAAAAGGGAAATCCACTGCCGTTTGTGTCTATTTTTGAAGAAGGAACTTATCGCGGAACGACTTCAAATGAGCAGGGACAATATCAATTGCAGGTAAAAGAAATTGGCAAAAACAAAATCGTTTTTCAATATCTTGGTTTCAAAACGCAAAAAATAACAGTTTCAGCCAATTCAAAATCCATTACTTTAGATGTAAAAATGCAGGAAGAAAGTTTTGCATTAAACGAAGTCGTTATTGATCCAAAAAATAATCCTGCTAACGCAATTATTAAAAGTGCAATTGCAAACCGAAAGGAAAACTCTGAAAAAACGGCTCGATTTACAGCCGATTTTTATTCGAAAGGAATTTTAAAAGTAAAAGATTTACCTAAAAAAATATTGGGCCAAAAAGTGGATCTTGGTCCGGATTTATCTTCAAATTTAGACTCGACTGGAACAGGAATTTTATATTTGTCTGAAACCATTTCGAAAGTTTCTTATCAAAAACCGGACAAATTGAAGGAAACTATCATAGCTTCAAAAATATCCGGAAACAATAAAGGTTTTAGCTATAATACGGCCGCTTTATCAACTTATGATTTCTACGATAACACATTAGAGTTCGATATAAATCTCATCTCTCCTATTGCCAGTAACGCTTTTAGCTATTATAAATATAAACTCGAAGGAAGTTTTTATGATGATAATAAACAGCAGATTTTTAAAATTAAAGTAATTCCAAAGCGAGATAAAGAACCTGTTGTTGAAGGATATATTTATATAGTCGATGAAAGTTTTGCTATTTATGCCGTAGATGTAGACATTAAAGGCTATAGAGTAAAAAATGAATTTACTGAAAGCATGACTTTAAAACAAAGCTTTAGTTATAATTTGCAAAACAAAATCTGGTCAAAAAATTCGCAGACACTTTCGTTTACAGCGGGCGGTTTCGGAATCAAATTTTCTGGTCAGTTTAATTATGTTTATTCGAATTATGAATTCCCTGAATCATTTTCTAAAAAAACTTTTGGAAATGAAATTGTAGCTTTTGATCTGGGCGCTAACAAAAAAGACGATTTATATTGGAATGAAATTCGTCCGATTCCGTTAACAATTGAAGAAAGCAACGATTATGCAAAAAAAGACAGTCTGCAGACCATTAGAAAATCAAAAAAATACACCGATTCTATAGATGCCAAAAACAATAAATTTAAGATTATTGATATTTTAAGAGGCTACGATTATAAAAATACTTACGAAAAACATTCTTTTAAATACGAAGGTTTATTAAATCTTACGTCATTGAGTTTTAATACGGTTCAGGGTTTTAATCTGGATTCTGGTTTTTCATTTAAAAAATGGAATGAAGAAAAAGGAAAAAGCACTTCAATAAGTACTACATTTAATTATGGTTTTTCAGATGAACGTTTTCGTATTATTGGCGAATTCAGTCATCGATTCAACACCATAAATTACGCTACGATTTCAGCTTCGGGTGGAACAAAAACGGCTCAGTTTAACAGCGCTGAACCTATCAGTAAATTTGTCAATTCTATAAGTTCTTTATTTTTTAAAGACAATTATATGAAATTATACAACTTGGAATTTTTTCAGGTTAATTATGCTCAGGATATTGCAAACGGAATTAATCTGAACGCAAAACTGGCTTACGAACAACGCAAACCGCTTTTCAATACAACTGATTATTCTTTTTTTAAAAGAGATGATATTTATTCATCCAATAATCCGCTGGCTCCGGATGATTTTAGCACTCTGGCTTTTAGTCAGCATCATTTAATGAAAGCCAATCTGAATCTCAGAATTAATTTTGGAAACAAATATATTTCAAGACCAGACGGCAGATATAATTTTAAGAATGAAAAATACCCGACTGTATTTCTAGCTTTTGAAAAAGCTTTTGCCGCAAGTGAGAAAAACTATGATTTTGAGCGCATTGGAGCCGCAGTTCAATATGACTTAAAACTAGACAATAAAGGCGTTTTGGGAATGAATTTTAAAGCGGGTAAATTCTTTAATGCCGAAAATATTTCTTTTATAGATTACAGACATTTCAACGGAAACCAAACGCATATTGGCACGAGTGATCGCTATTTGAATGTTTTCAACTTAATGCCATATTATAAAAACAGTACAAACGATAGTTATTTTGAAATGCATTTAGAACACAATGACATGGGATTTATAACGAATAAAATTCCGCTGATTAATCTTTTAAAATCAACAATGAATCTTGGATTTCATTCGCTGGCAATTCCAGACAGAAAACCTTATACAGAGTTTACAGTTGGTTTAGATAATTTAGGTTTCGGAAAATTTAAACTATTCAGAATCGATTACGTACATTCTTATCAAGGCGGAATTCAGCAGAATGGTGTTGTTTTTGGATTGAAGATTTTGAATGTGCTTAATTAA
- a CDS encoding cation diffusion facilitator family transporter, whose translation MTDEKKAIKATIFSIVGNTCLALIKGLAGFFGNSYALIADAIESTADIFSSCLVLFGIKYSNKPADENHPYGHGRAEPLITFLVVGFLITSATIIGYESIANIQSSHDLPKSWTLYVLGAIILWKEYSYRLVMKRSKETNSSSLAADAWHHRSDAITSVAAFVGISIALIMGKGYESADDWAALFAAFFILYNCYKIFRPALGEIMDENMNDDLVEEIRVKSLTVPGILGTEKCFIRKAGMRYHVDLHAIVSAKISVKEGHDLSHKLQDTLKEQIPELGNVLIHIEPDDYHS comes from the coding sequence ATGACAGATGAAAAAAAAGCTATAAAAGCTACTATTTTTAGTATAGTCGGAAACACCTGCTTAGCCTTGATAAAAGGTTTGGCAGGTTTTTTTGGCAATTCATACGCCTTAATTGCGGATGCAATCGAATCAACGGCAGATATATTTTCGTCGTGTTTGGTTTTATTCGGAATTAAATATTCTAATAAACCGGCAGATGAAAATCATCCTTACGGTCACGGTCGTGCAGAACCTTTAATAACCTTTTTGGTAGTTGGATTTTTAATTACTTCGGCAACCATTATTGGTTATGAAAGTATTGCCAATATTCAATCTTCGCATGATTTACCAAAATCATGGACATTGTATGTTTTAGGAGCTATAATTCTTTGGAAAGAGTATTCGTATCGTTTAGTGATGAAACGAAGCAAAGAAACCAATAGTTCATCTCTTGCCGCAGATGCCTGGCACCATCGCAGTGACGCCATTACTTCGGTTGCGGCATTTGTCGGAATTTCGATTGCACTGATTATGGGGAAAGGTTATGAATCTGCAGATGATTGGGCGGCACTTTTTGCTGCGTTTTTCATCTTATATAATTGTTATAAAATTTTCAGACCTGCTCTTGGCGAAATCATGGATGAAAATATGAATGATGATTTAGTCGAAGAAATTCGTGTAAAATCATTAACAGTACCCGGAATTTTAGGAACCGAAAAATGTTTCATAAGAAAAGCCGGAATGCGTTATCACGTTGATCTTCATGCTATAGTTTCGGCTAAGATTTCTGTGAAAGAAGGACATGATTTATCTCATAAACTACAAGATACTTTAAAAGAACAAATTCCTGAATTAGGAAATGTTTTAATTCATATTGAACCAGATGATTATCATTCTTAG
- the murA gene encoding UDP-N-acetylglucosamine 1-carboxyvinyltransferase, with amino-acid sequence MGIFKIEGGTPLKGEITPQGAKNEALQILCAVLLTGEKVKINNIPDIIDINKLITLLGNLGVKIQRNEPGSITFQADEVNVGYLETEAFKKEGGALRGSIMIVGPLLARFGKGYIPKPGGDKIGRRRLDTHFEGFINLGAKFRYNREDHFYGVETPEEGLKGTDMLLDEASVTGTANIVMAAVLAKGRTTVYNAACEPYLQQLCKMLNSMGANITGVGSNLLTIEGVESLGGCEHTILPDMIEIGSWIGLAAMTKSEITIKNVSWENLGLIPNTFRKLGITIEKRNDDIYIPAHKDGYEVKTDIDGSILTIADAPWPGFTPDLLSIVLVVATQAKGDVLIHQKMFESRLFFVDKLIDMGAKIMLCDPHRAVVMGHNFESQLKATTMSSPDIRAGISLLIAALSAKGTSTIQNIEQIDRGYERIDERLRAIGAKIVRA; translated from the coding sequence ATGGGAATTTTTAAAATCGAAGGAGGAACTCCTTTAAAAGGAGAAATCACTCCACAAGGAGCAAAAAATGAGGCGTTACAAATTTTATGTGCCGTGCTTCTAACAGGAGAGAAAGTAAAAATTAATAACATTCCTGATATTATAGACATCAATAAATTAATCACTTTGCTGGGTAATTTAGGTGTAAAAATTCAACGTAACGAGCCGGGTTCAATTACTTTTCAGGCTGATGAAGTTAATGTTGGATATTTAGAAACGGAAGCTTTCAAAAAAGAAGGTGGAGCGCTTCGTGGTTCTATTATGATTGTTGGACCGCTTTTGGCTCGTTTCGGAAAAGGTTATATTCCAAAACCGGGAGGAGATAAAATTGGACGTCGTAGATTAGATACTCACTTTGAAGGTTTTATTAATCTTGGAGCAAAATTCAGATACAATAGAGAAGATCATTTTTATGGTGTAGAAACTCCTGAAGAAGGTCTTAAAGGAACAGATATGCTGCTTGATGAAGCTTCTGTAACCGGAACAGCAAACATCGTAATGGCTGCTGTTTTAGCAAAAGGCAGAACGACAGTTTACAATGCTGCGTGTGAGCCATATTTACAACAGTTGTGTAAAATGTTAAACTCTATGGGAGCTAACATTACAGGTGTTGGATCTAACTTACTTACAATTGAAGGTGTTGAAAGCCTTGGCGGATGTGAACATACAATTTTACCGGATATGATCGAAATTGGTTCATGGATTGGTCTTGCGGCTATGACAAAAAGCGAAATCACGATCAAAAATGTTAGCTGGGAAAATTTAGGTTTAATTCCGAATACTTTTAGAAAATTAGGTATTACAATCGAAAAACGTAACGACGATATTTACATTCCGGCTCACAAAGACGGATATGAAGTAAAAACTGATATCGACGGATCTATCTTAACTATTGCCGATGCACCATGGCCAGGTTTTACTCCTGACTTATTAAGTATTGTTTTAGTTGTGGCAACACAGGCAAAAGGAGACGTTTTAATTCACCAAAAAATGTTCGAAAGCCGTTTATTCTTCGTGGATAAATTAATTGATATGGGAGCCAAAATTATGTTATGTGATCCGCACAGAGCTGTGGTTATGGGACATAATTTTGAATCTCAATTAAAAGCAACTACAATGTCTTCTCCTGATATTCGTGCGGGAATTTCATTATTGATTGCAGCGCTTTCAGCAAAAGGAACAAGTACAATTCAAAATATCGAGCAAATCGACCGTGGATACGAGCGTATCGACGAGCGTTTAAGAGCTATTGGAGCAAAAATTGTAAGAGCTTAA
- a CDS encoding DUF493 family protein, with protein sequence MENDKEKNTAEFYERLKVELDNANIWPAEYLYKFIVPSVADNVERVEKAFDRMGAVIKTTKSKTGKFTSVSVDVTMNSSDDVISKYKEVSTIEGIVSL encoded by the coding sequence ATGGAGAACGATAAAGAAAAAAATACAGCCGAATTTTACGAAAGATTAAAAGTTGAGCTTGATAATGCAAATATCTGGCCAGCAGAATACTTATATAAATTCATTGTGCCTTCTGTTGCTGATAATGTAGAGCGTGTTGAAAAAGCTTTTGACAGAATGGGGGCAGTTATTAAAACAACAAAATCTAAAACCGGTAAATTTACCAGCGTTTCTGTTGATGTTACTATGAACAGCTCAGATGATGTGATTAGTAAATACAAAGAAGTTTCTACAATTGAAGGTATAGTTTCATTATAA
- a CDS encoding alpha/beta hydrolase encodes MKKILLLFIAFTINHIQAQEVKTLTYFQNDTLKLDLDLYLPKKKANEKIPLVMFAFGGGFSGGERTSEKNFGLFMAQNGYAVASISYSLYMKGKDFGCKGTLTEKIKAIQIGVSDMWQATAFLIENADKYNLDTSKIFISGISAGAEIGFQASFWDYKLMNLYKSNLPENFKYKGFIGGSGAIQDINLITKEKAIPMLLAHGSNDETVPYSAGSHRSCPTNASGWLILFGSYAVYNQMRDLHKDVEMVTFCGGGHEFSGYLFHDGQQYVLDFVNDVLKGKKFESHIIVPSKKKDLSGKYSFCE; translated from the coding sequence ATGAAAAAAATCCTTTTACTTTTTATTGCATTTACAATCAACCATATTCAGGCGCAGGAAGTTAAAACTTTAACCTATTTCCAAAATGACACTTTAAAACTAGATTTAGATTTATATCTTCCAAAGAAAAAAGCTAACGAAAAGATCCCGTTAGTTATGTTTGCTTTTGGCGGAGGATTTTCTGGCGGAGAACGTACAAGCGAAAAAAACTTCGGTTTGTTTATGGCTCAGAATGGTTATGCGGTTGCAAGCATTTCGTACAGTTTATATATGAAGGGAAAAGATTTTGGCTGTAAAGGAACGTTAACCGAAAAAATAAAAGCAATTCAAATTGGTGTAAGCGATATGTGGCAGGCAACTGCTTTTTTAATCGAAAATGCCGATAAATATAATCTTGATACTTCAAAAATATTTATTTCAGGAATTAGTGCCGGTGCCGAAATTGGTTTTCAGGCTTCGTTTTGGGATTATAAATTAATGAATCTTTATAAAAGCAATCTGCCAGAAAACTTTAAATACAAAGGTTTTATTGGAGGTTCAGGCGCAATTCAGGATATTAATTTAATTACGAAAGAAAAAGCAATTCCGATGTTATTGGCTCACGGAAGTAATGACGAAACGGTTCCGTACAGCGCTGGTTCGCATCGTTCTTGTCCAACAAATGCTTCGGGCTGGTTGATTCTTTTCGGTTCTTATGCGGTTTATAACCAGATGAGAGATTTACATAAAGATGTCGAAATGGTTACTTTTTGCGGCGGCGGACATGAATTCTCCGGTTATCTTTTTCATGACGGACAACAATATGTTCTGGATTTTGTGAATGATGTTTTAAAAGGAAAGAAATTTGAATCGCATATTATTGTGCCTTCTAAAAAGAAAGATTTAAGCGGAAAATATTCGTTTTGTGAATAA
- a CDS encoding ATP-binding protein: MQKQIIVLIGGPGTGKSTLINELVARGYCCYPEISREVTLEAQKRGIEQLFLEQPLLFSEMLLEGRIQQFESAKNEPDDIVFIDRGIPDVVAYMDYIGDEYPEGFVKACEDYKYSKTFILPPWEEIYQSDTERYENFEQALSIQKHLIETYKKYGYDLIEVPKDTVENRILYILDKI, from the coding sequence GTGCAAAAACAAATCATAGTACTCATTGGTGGTCCTGGTACGGGAAAATCTACACTTATAAACGAATTAGTCGCTCGTGGCTATTGTTGTTACCCTGAAATTTCAAGAGAAGTTACACTCGAAGCCCAAAAAAGAGGCATCGAACAATTGTTTCTGGAACAGCCTTTATTATTTAGTGAAATGCTTTTAGAAGGACGAATTCAGCAGTTTGAAAGTGCAAAAAATGAGCCTGATGATATCGTTTTTATAGATCGCGGTATTCCCGATGTTGTAGCTTATATGGATTATATTGGCGATGAATATCCAGAAGGTTTTGTAAAAGCGTGCGAGGACTATAAATATTCTAAAACATTTATTTTACCGCCTTGGGAAGAAATTTATCAAAGTGACACAGAACGTTACGAAAATTTTGAACAGGCATTGAGCATCCAGAAACACTTAATTGAAACGTATAAAAAATATGGTTACGATTTAATTGAGGTTCCGAAAGATACGGTTGAAAACAGAATTCTTTATATCTTAGACAAAATTTAG
- a CDS encoding ATP-dependent DNA helicase RecQ — protein sequence MQDAQEILFKYWKHASFRPLQKEIIDSVLEGQDTFALLPTGGGKSICFQVPAMMREGICLVISPLIALMKDQVANLQKRDIKAIALTGGIHTEEIIDLLDNCQFGNYKFLYLSPERLQSDWILERIKNLPINLIAIDEAHCVSQWGHDFRPAYLKISELKKYFPKIPFLALTATATPRVVEDIKTELGLKDTKLFQQSFERKNIAYMVFEVEDKLYRVEQILKKNPQPSIIYVRNRKSCLNMSTQLQSLGFRATYYHGGLSAQEKDKNMQLWMSEQAQVIVATNAFGMGIDKDNVKTVIHTQLPENLENYYQESGRAGRNGEKSFSVLLYNNSDANQTEQQFISVLPDKKFLKTMYVKLCNYFQIAYGEGIDDSYSFKMNHFCNKYDFPTLKTYNALQFLNQQGIITMSQEFSEKVTMQFLIESKEVIRYMSLNPNDEEIILAILRTYPGIHEMKTPLNLSLIVKKSNHTEEQVTNLLEKLKEKEIIEYKSKNNDATILFNEVREDDLTINRVSKYLEKQNKLKRDQLSSVLYYIKEDKTCKNRLVLDYFGEETKENCGVCSYCITQKGKITEADSIADKILHLLRATALTSREIQNQIKLDTKDVLSVLQELLENNHIVILANNKYALKS from the coding sequence ATGCAGGACGCACAGGAAATTCTTTTTAAATACTGGAAACATGCCAGTTTTAGACCGCTGCAAAAAGAAATTATTGATTCGGTTTTAGAAGGTCAGGACACATTTGCACTGCTGCCAACTGGAGGAGGAAAATCAATTTGTTTTCAGGTTCCGGCCATGATGCGCGAAGGAATTTGTCTGGTTATTTCGCCTTTGATAGCCTTGATGAAAGATCAGGTGGCAAATTTGCAAAAAAGAGATATCAAAGCCATCGCTCTTACTGGTGGGATTCATACCGAAGAAATAATCGATCTTCTGGATAACTGCCAATTCGGAAATTACAAATTTCTTTATCTTTCTCCGGAACGTTTACAATCAGACTGGATTTTAGAACGCATTAAAAATCTTCCAATCAATTTAATTGCTATTGATGAAGCGCATTGTGTTTCGCAATGGGGTCACGATTTTAGACCGGCTTATTTAAAAATTTCAGAACTTAAAAAATACTTTCCTAAAATTCCTTTTTTGGCTTTGACTGCAACAGCGACTCCAAGAGTTGTTGAAGATATTAAAACCGAACTAGGATTAAAAGACACCAAACTTTTTCAACAGTCTTTTGAAAGAAAGAATATTGCATACATGGTTTTTGAAGTCGAAGACAAATTGTATCGCGTAGAACAGATTTTGAAGAAAAATCCGCAGCCGTCTATTATATATGTAAGAAACCGAAAATCGTGTTTAAATATGTCAACGCAATTGCAATCTTTAGGATTTAGAGCAACCTATTATCATGGCGGACTTTCGGCTCAGGAAAAAGATAAAAATATGCAGTTGTGGATGTCAGAACAAGCTCAGGTTATTGTCGCCACGAATGCATTTGGAATGGGAATTGACAAAGACAATGTAAAAACGGTTATTCATACACAACTTCCTGAAAACCTGGAAAACTATTATCAGGAATCTGGAAGAGCTGGACGAAATGGTGAAAAATCTTTTTCAGTTTTACTATATAATAATTCAGATGCTAATCAAACAGAACAGCAGTTCATAAGTGTTCTTCCTGATAAAAAGTTCCTGAAAACGATGTACGTTAAATTGTGTAATTATTTTCAGATTGCTTACGGAGAAGGCATTGATGATTCATATTCTTTTAAAATGAATCATTTTTGCAATAAATATGATTTCCCAACTTTGAAAACCTATAATGCTCTGCAGTTTTTGAATCAGCAGGGAATTATTACGATGTCTCAGGAATTTTCAGAAAAAGTAACAATGCAGTTTTTAATTGAATCGAAAGAAGTGATTCGATATATGAGTCTGAATCCGAATGACGAAGAAATTATTTTGGCGATTTTAAGAACGTATCCGGGAATTCACGAAATGAAAACACCGCTTAATCTTTCGTTAATTGTAAAAAAATCAAATCATACCGAAGAGCAGGTTACAAATCTTTTAGAAAAACTAAAAGAAAAAGAAATTATCGAATACAAGTCTAAAAACAACGACGCAACCATTTTGTTTAATGAAGTGCGCGAAGACGATTTAACCATAAACCGGGTTTCAAAATATCTTGAAAAACAAAATAAATTAAAACGCGATCAGCTTTCGTCTGTACTTTATTATATAAAGGAAGACAAAACCTGCAAGAACAGATTAGTTCTGGATTATTTTGGAGAAGAAACAAAAGAAAACTGCGGCGTTTGCTCATATTGTATTACTCAAAAAGGAAAAATCACAGAAGCCGATTCAATTGCTGATAAAATTCTGCACTTATTACGAGCAACTGCGTTAACTTCGCGCGAAATTCAAAATCAAATTAAATTAGACACAAAAGACGTACTTTCTGTTCTTCAGGAATTACTCGAAAACAATCATATTGTCATCCTGGCAAATAATAAATACGCTTTAAAATCATAA
- the fmt gene encoding methionyl-tRNA formyltransferase, translating into MEKLRIIFMGTPEFAVGILDTIIKNNYEVVGVITAADKPAGRGQKIKYSAVKEYALANNLTLLQPTNLKDESFLAELKALNANLQVVVAFRMLPKVVWEMPAFGTFNLHASLLPNYRGAAPINWAIINGETKTGVTTFFIDDKIDTGAMILNSEIAIEPAENAGQLHDRLMNLGSTTVIDTLKVIEAGNVTTTIQEDNADIKTAYKLNKENCKIDWTKSGDEINNLIRGLSPYPGAWCFLKDKNEELNIKIYEAKLVPDSHSYETGSIISSKKEIKIAIKDGFIQLLSLQLPGKKRMQVAELLNGITFSDSAKVY; encoded by the coding sequence ATGGAAAAATTACGAATTATATTTATGGGAACTCCAGAATTTGCTGTCGGCATTTTGGATACCATTATTAAAAACAATTACGAGGTTGTCGGCGTTATTACAGCTGCTGATAAACCGGCGGGACGTGGACAAAAAATAAAATATTCGGCTGTAAAAGAATATGCACTTGCAAACAATCTTACTTTATTACAGCCAACGAATTTAAAAGATGAAAGTTTTTTAGCCGAATTAAAAGCACTAAATGCAAATCTGCAAGTTGTAGTTGCTTTTAGAATGCTCCCAAAAGTAGTTTGGGAAATGCCTGCTTTCGGAACTTTCAATCTTCACGCTTCTCTGCTTCCAAATTACCGTGGTGCTGCTCCTATTAACTGGGCCATTATAAATGGCGAAACCAAAACCGGAGTTACTACTTTCTTTATTGATGATAAAATTGATACCGGAGCGATGATTTTAAATTCTGAAATTGCGATTGAACCAGCAGAAAATGCCGGACAATTACACGATCGTTTAATGAATTTAGGAAGCACAACGGTTATCGATACTTTAAAAGTTATCGAAGCAGGAAATGTTACGACAACAATTCAGGAAGATAATGCAGATATTAAAACAGCTTATAAACTAAACAAAGAAAATTGTAAAATTGACTGGACAAAATCTGGTGATGAAATCAACAACTTAATTCGAGGATTAAGCCCTTATCCTGGTGCGTGGTGTTTTTTGAAAGATAAAAATGAAGAGCTCAATATTAAAATATATGAAGCAAAATTAGTTCCAGACAGCCATTCTTACGAGACAGGAAGCATAATCAGCAGTAAAAAAGAAATCAAAATTGCAATAAAAGATGGTTTCATTCAGTTATTAAGTTTACAATTACCGGGAAAAAAGAGAATGCAAGTGGCCGAATTATTAAACGGGATAACTTTTTCTGATAGTGCAAAGGTCTATTAA
- a CDS encoding HU family DNA-binding protein: MNKSELIDAIAADAGITKAAAKLALESFLGNVGTTLKKGGRISLVGFGSWSVSSRAARDGRNPQTGKTIKIAAKNVVKFKAGAELEGAVN; the protein is encoded by the coding sequence ATGAACAAATCAGAATTAATCGATGCTATCGCTGCTGATGCAGGAATTACAAAAGCTGCGGCAAAATTAGCTTTAGAGTCATTTTTAGGAAACGTAGGAACTACTTTGAAAAAAGGCGGAAGAATTTCATTAGTAGGTTTTGGTTCTTGGTCAGTATCTTCAAGAGCTGCTAGAGACGGTAGAAACCCTCAAACAGGAAAAACTATCAAAATTGCTGCTAAAAATGTAGTAAAATTCAAAGCTGGAGCTGAATTAGAAGGTGCAGTGAACTAA
- a CDS encoding YqgE/AlgH family protein — MISEKLKKGHLLIAEPSIIGDLSFNRSVILLADHNKEGSIGFIINKPLKYTINDLIPEIDANFKIYNGGPVEQDNLYFIHNIPDLIPNSVEISNGIYWGGDFESTKDLINDGSINKNNIRFFLGYTGWDENQLENEMQGNSWIIADNNYKNKIIGKSTTHFWKEQIIELGGDYVIWSNAPENPYLN; from the coding sequence ATGATTTCAGAAAAATTAAAAAAAGGACACCTGCTTATTGCCGAGCCTTCTATAATTGGGGATTTATCTTTTAACAGATCGGTAATTTTATTAGCAGACCATAACAAAGAAGGATCAATAGGTTTTATTATCAATAAGCCATTAAAATATACTATTAATGACTTGATACCGGAAATTGATGCTAACTTCAAAATATATAACGGAGGGCCAGTTGAACAAGACAATTTGTACTTCATTCACAATATTCCAGATTTAATCCCGAATAGTGTCGAGATTTCTAATGGAATTTATTGGGGAGGTGATTTTGAATCAACCAAAGACTTAATAAACGACGGATCGATCAATAAGAACAATATTCGTTTTTTCTTAGGCTATACCGGTTGGGATGAAAATCAGCTCGAAAATGAAATGCAGGGAAACTCCTGGATCATTGCTGATAATAATTACAAAAACAAAATTATCGGAAAATCGACCACTCATTTCTGGAAAGAACAGATTATTGAGCTTGGCGGTGACTATGTTATTTGGTCAAACGCACCAGAAAATCCTTATCTGAATTAA